A stretch of Apodemus sylvaticus chromosome 18, mApoSyl1.1, whole genome shotgun sequence DNA encodes these proteins:
- the LOC127668475 gene encoding LOW QUALITY PROTEIN: uncharacterized protein LOC127668475 (The sequence of the model RefSeq protein was modified relative to this genomic sequence to represent the inferred CDS: deleted 2 bases in 1 codon; substituted 1 base at 1 genomic stop codon), protein MSSVTGLYRQTGSSLSSPKRRQTRNSGVQVALSGRAMEEFLLGSDGIAGRGQARQXRRAEATQSGLIPERRVSPEPTDQARYVAWREEEDAHAWTASLAAASRQHCGEQRQLSWSRPAPGAQVKIWFLRPSMPSLHLLLRIAERSSGPSLSSHTPPWLARILGTEISLQQMGPFSPHIKLIQHTQENLWPLYRTCVPAWHRIIQSA, encoded by the exons ATGTCAAGTGTGACCGGGCTTTACAGGCAA ACCGGCTCCTCTCTGAGCTCACCCAAAAGGCGCCAGACCAGAAATTCCGGAGTACAAGTTGCCCTGAGCGGGAGGGCAATGGAAGAATTCCTCCTTGGTTCTGATGGGATCGCAGGGAGA GGCCAGGCGCGGCAGTGAAGGCGAGCAGAGGCAACTCAGTCTGGACTGATCCCTGAGAGGAGGGTTTCCCCAGAACCTACAGATCAAGCCAGGTACGTAgcttggagggaggaagaggatgcCCACGCGTGGACCGCCTCGCTAGCCGCTGCTTCCAGACAACActgtggagagcagaggcagCTCAGTTGGAGTCGGCCAGCACCTGGGGCCCAGGTTAAGATTTGGTTTCTCCGCCCTAGCATGCCTAGCCTGCACCTCCTGCTGCGGATAGCTGAGAGGTCTTCTGGTCCCTCGCTGAGCTCACACACTCCTCCCTGGTTAGCCAGAATTCTTGGAACTGAGATAAGTCTCCAGCAGATGGGACCCTTCTCTCCCCATATAAAACTGATTCAACACACACAAGAGAACCTGTGGCCTCTCTACAGaacctgtgtgcctgcctggcACAGGATCATCCAGAGCGCCTAA